A window of Phyllobacterium sp. T1293 contains these coding sequences:
- the phoR gene encoding phosphate regulon sensor histidine kinase PhoR, whose product MSILGSGRESRGLRQRALQRIIRARYILGAAAFLTALVLNSGASWWLSFAILMLLLLGVVALSASIPRIDDASAVQPINDAAIFRLSGQQLAAQLPDPLIIFDHEGTILYVNPAANGAFGPLARGGTLLLHFRAPEMQTLVQSVMSDAQAGSIDYSERVPVERWYRATVLRLDQGGPDRQYLLSFRDLTEAHRLERMRSDFIANASHELRTPLASLSGFIETLRGPARNDAVARDNFLEIMQKQAERMARLIDDLLSLSRIEMKAHIAVKDQVDLTTVLNHVVDSLRPLAADLDIEIERNIDPGPVMVLGDRDELTQVFQNLLENACKYGQSGKKIIVELSNNGDGIKATVQDFGPGIPEEHIPRLTERFYRVNIETSRAQKGTGLGLAIVKHILTRHRARLVVRSRVGEGSSFTVAFGPQKTKA is encoded by the coding sequence ATGAGCATATTGGGTTCGGGTCGGGAAAGCCGCGGTTTGCGGCAAAGAGCGTTGCAACGGATCATCCGTGCGCGCTACATTCTGGGCGCCGCTGCCTTTCTCACTGCGCTTGTGCTCAATTCCGGTGCCTCCTGGTGGTTGAGCTTTGCGATTTTGATGTTGCTGCTGCTTGGTGTGGTTGCGCTCTCCGCGAGCATTCCGCGCATTGATGATGCGAGCGCAGTCCAGCCCATAAACGATGCTGCGATCTTTCGCCTATCCGGCCAGCAGCTTGCTGCACAATTGCCTGATCCGCTGATCATCTTCGATCACGAGGGCACAATTCTCTATGTGAACCCCGCTGCCAATGGTGCATTCGGTCCATTGGCACGGGGTGGAACGCTGCTCCTGCATTTTCGTGCGCCAGAAATGCAGACCCTGGTTCAGTCAGTCATGTCCGATGCGCAGGCCGGATCGATTGACTATTCCGAACGTGTTCCGGTCGAGCGCTGGTATCGCGCCACCGTCCTTCGTCTCGATCAGGGTGGTCCGGACCGGCAGTATCTCCTGTCGTTCCGTGATCTGACCGAGGCGCATCGGCTGGAACGCATGCGTTCAGACTTCATCGCCAATGCCAGCCACGAGTTGCGCACGCCGCTTGCCTCGCTCAGTGGTTTTATTGAAACCTTGCGCGGACCAGCGCGCAACGATGCCGTCGCCCGCGATAATTTTCTTGAGATTATGCAGAAGCAGGCCGAACGCATGGCACGGCTGATTGATGATCTCCTGTCTTTGTCGCGTATCGAGATGAAAGCCCATATTGCCGTCAAGGATCAGGTCGACCTGACCACGGTTCTGAACCATGTGGTTGACTCGCTCCGCCCGCTTGCTGCCGATCTGGACATTGAGATTGAACGGAACATTGATCCGGGACCTGTCATGGTCCTTGGCGACCGGGATGAACTGACGCAGGTTTTTCAAAATCTGCTGGAGAACGCCTGTAAATATGGCCAATCAGGCAAGAAGATCATTGTTGAACTCAGCAACAATGGCGACGGTATCAAAGCCACCGTTCAGGATTTTGGTCCCGGCATACCGGAGGAACATATCCCGCGGCTGACCGAGCGCTTTTATCGGGTAAACATAGAGACAAGCCGCGCCCAGAAAGGCACGGGACTTGGCTTGGCAATCGTCAAGCACATTCTGACGCGCCATCGCGCTCGCCTTGTGGTCCGCTCTCGTGTCGGCGAAGGATCATCTTTTACGGTCGCTTTTGGTCCGCAAAAAACCAAGGCGTGA
- a CDS encoding transporter substrate-binding domain-containing protein has protein sequence MAGLSQAVAASDFPHYWDGREHVAKPDLSTVERIRFVTTVDYPPFNFVDASGRISGFNIDLVRAICNELNVTAICQIEARPWNELQQTVENGEAEAIIAGLKPTTALREKFAFTAPYMRLPARFVTLKETGLAEPLADKLENKVVGVVAGSVHQAIFADYFPKDRWVGYPTRELMLKDLLDKKIDAVFGDGSDLSFWIGSPEAKNCCTFAGGPYIAPQFLGDGMMIATTTKNTDLVDAFNFALKSMEEKGTTSELYLRYFPVDFY, from the coding sequence ATGGCGGGGCTGTCCCAAGCCGTTGCCGCATCGGATTTTCCGCATTACTGGGATGGGCGGGAGCACGTCGCAAAACCAGACCTTTCCACGGTCGAGCGTATCCGGTTTGTCACCACGGTGGATTATCCGCCATTCAATTTCGTTGACGCAAGCGGGCGTATTTCCGGTTTCAATATCGATCTGGTGCGAGCCATCTGCAACGAGTTGAATGTGACTGCGATTTGCCAGATCGAAGCACGGCCATGGAACGAATTGCAGCAGACCGTAGAAAACGGCGAAGCCGAGGCAATCATCGCTGGGTTGAAACCCACAACAGCGCTGCGGGAAAAGTTCGCATTCACCGCTCCCTATATGCGCTTGCCTGCCCGTTTCGTTACCTTAAAGGAAACGGGCCTTGCGGAGCCTTTGGCTGACAAGCTTGAGAACAAAGTGGTTGGCGTCGTTGCCGGGTCCGTTCATCAGGCGATTTTTGCCGACTATTTTCCCAAAGATCGATGGGTCGGCTATCCCACGCGCGAATTGATGTTGAAGGATTTGCTGGACAAGAAAATCGACGCAGTTTTCGGCGACGGGTCTGATCTGTCGTTCTGGATTGGCAGCCCGGAAGCCAAGAATTGCTGCACGTTTGCCGGTGGACCTTACATTGCGCCGCAGTTTCTGGGCGATGGTATGATGATCGCCACCACGACGAAAAACACCGATCTCGTTGATGCCTTCAATTTTGCATTGAAATCCATGGAAGAAAAAGGCACGACCTCTGAACTCTATCTGCGGTACTTTCCCGTCGATTTTTATTAA
- a CDS encoding GcrA family cell cycle regulator has protein sequence MNWTDERVEQLKKLWAEGLSASQIAAQLGGVSRNAVIGKVHRLKLSGRGKTTSTQTRSKKVNTTASSGHRSGVTTSAQMTSRVVTKSVGATALQQEYFADTVTQTVMKTSSTDVVVPISRRLELVQLSERTCKWPMGDPLQPDFHFCGNDVAEGGPYCTYHSRLAYQPASDRRRVR, from the coding sequence ATGAACTGGACAGATGAGCGCGTAGAACAGCTGAAAAAGCTTTGGGCCGAAGGTCTGAGTGCAAGTCAGATCGCAGCACAGCTGGGTGGTGTCAGCCGCAATGCGGTCATCGGTAAGGTACACCGCCTGAAATTGTCAGGTCGCGGTAAGACCACATCGACACAAACGCGCAGCAAAAAAGTCAATACAACAGCCTCAAGCGGACATCGCAGCGGTGTTACAACATCCGCACAGATGACAAGCCGGGTGGTGACCAAGAGCGTTGGTGCAACGGCGTTGCAGCAGGAATATTTTGCTGACACCGTGACGCAGACGGTCATGAAAACTTCATCGACCGATGTTGTTGTGCCGATTTCACGCCGCCTCGAATTGGTGCAGCTGAGCGAGCGTACCTGCAAGTGGCCAATGGGTGATCCGTTACAGCCTGATTTTCACTTCTGTGGAAATGATGTGGCTGAAGGTGGACCCTACTGCACTTATCACTCCCGCTTGGCTTACCAACCGGCATCGGATCGCCGACGCGTTCGATAA
- a CDS encoding 3-hydroxyacyl-CoA dehydrogenase NAD-binding domain-containing protein: MSYTNFKFDVDADGIALVTWDMPDKSMNVFTEEVMKELDAIVDRVAKDEAIKGAVITSGKDTFSGGADLTMLKRMFQLFQDEKAKDPKKAVELLFENTGKMGGLFRKLETSGKPWVSAINGTCMGGAFEMSLACHGRVVSDDPSVKMALPEVKVGIFPGAGGTQRVPRLTNQQDALQMMTTGSSLTAARAKAMGLVHEIAPAKKLVETAKKMIKAGLKPVQPWDEKGFKLPGGAIYSAAGANLWPAATAILRRETYGNYPGAAAILKSVYEGLLVPFDTGLKIEQRYFTNILQSTEAGMMIRSLFVSLQELNKGARRPVDVKPTKFKKVGVIGAGFMGAGIAYVTAKAGIPVVLIDQTQEAADKGKAHTTDLITKEVQKGKATAEDKEKLLGLITATTQYAELDGADLVIEAVFEDREVKRKATEQAEAVLKPAAVFASNTSTLPITGLAKVSVRPKNFIGIHFFSPVDKMMLVEVILGKKTSEKALAVALDYVRAIKKTPIVVNDTRGFYVNRCVLRYMCEAYNMLVEGVPPAMIENVARMAGMPVGPLALNDETAIDLSQKILKATLADLGPKAVDPRHVELVNTLVDKYDRRGRKNGKGFYDYPAKPAKKHLWPELKTLYPQQDADKIDVEELKQRFLFTIALEAARVMEEGIVTDPREADVGSILAFGFAPYTGGTLSYIDGIGAANFVKIAKGLQKKYGAQFKAPKLLLDMAETGETFYERFNPYPVEAKKKKAA, encoded by the coding sequence ATGAGCTATACAAACTTCAAATTCGACGTCGACGCCGATGGTATTGCGCTCGTAACATGGGATATGCCTGACAAATCGATGAATGTCTTCACCGAAGAGGTGATGAAGGAACTCGACGCCATCGTTGACCGGGTTGCCAAGGACGAAGCCATCAAGGGCGCGGTCATCACCTCTGGCAAGGATACATTCTCCGGCGGTGCTGACCTGACCATGCTCAAGCGCATGTTCCAGCTGTTTCAGGATGAAAAAGCCAAGGACCCCAAGAAGGCCGTTGAGCTTCTGTTCGAAAACACCGGCAAGATGGGCGGTCTGTTCCGCAAGCTTGAAACATCTGGCAAGCCATGGGTTTCGGCCATCAACGGCACCTGCATGGGCGGCGCATTCGAAATGTCGCTGGCCTGTCATGGTCGCGTTGTTTCCGATGATCCATCGGTGAAAATGGCTCTGCCTGAAGTCAAGGTTGGCATCTTCCCTGGTGCCGGTGGTACACAGCGTGTCCCGCGCCTGACCAACCAGCAGGACGCCCTGCAGATGATGACGACGGGCTCCAGCCTGACCGCTGCGCGCGCCAAGGCCATGGGTCTGGTACACGAAATTGCTCCGGCCAAGAAGCTCGTTGAAACCGCCAAGAAAATGATCAAGGCAGGCCTGAAGCCTGTTCAGCCATGGGATGAAAAGGGCTTCAAGCTTCCCGGCGGTGCGATCTATTCGGCAGCGGGTGCCAATCTCTGGCCAGCTGCAACGGCCATTCTGCGCCGTGAAACCTATGGTAATTATCCGGGTGCCGCCGCGATCCTCAAATCCGTCTATGAAGGCCTTCTCGTGCCTTTCGATACGGGTCTGAAGATCGAGCAGCGCTACTTCACCAACATCCTGCAGAGCACCGAAGCGGGCATGATGATCCGCTCGCTATTCGTTTCCCTGCAGGAGTTGAATAAGGGTGCGCGCCGTCCTGTTGACGTCAAGCCAACCAAGTTCAAGAAGGTCGGTGTTATCGGTGCCGGTTTCATGGGTGCAGGTATTGCTTATGTCACTGCCAAAGCCGGTATTCCTGTCGTTCTGATCGACCAGACTCAGGAAGCTGCGGATAAGGGCAAGGCGCATACGACTGACCTGATCACCAAGGAAGTCCAGAAGGGCAAGGCGACTGCTGAGGACAAGGAAAAGCTCCTCGGTCTGATCACGGCGACAACGCAATATGCGGAACTTGACGGTGCGGATCTTGTCATCGAAGCTGTGTTCGAAGACCGTGAAGTCAAGCGCAAGGCAACGGAACAGGCCGAAGCCGTGTTGAAGCCCGCAGCTGTGTTTGCATCCAACACCTCGACATTGCCGATCACCGGCCTTGCCAAGGTTTCGGTACGGCCAAAGAACTTTATCGGCATTCACTTCTTCTCGCCTGTCGACAAGATGATGCTGGTCGAGGTTATTTTGGGCAAGAAGACTTCCGAGAAGGCACTGGCTGTTGCGCTCGACTACGTTCGTGCAATCAAGAAGACGCCGATTGTCGTCAACGATACGCGGGGCTTCTATGTCAATCGCTGCGTTCTGCGCTACATGTGCGAAGCCTACAACATGCTCGTGGAAGGCGTTCCGCCTGCAATGATCGAGAATGTCGCGCGCATGGCTGGCATGCCGGTGGGACCGCTCGCGCTCAACGACGAAACTGCAATCGACCTGTCGCAGAAAATCCTCAAGGCAACGCTTGCCGATCTTGGCCCGAAAGCTGTCGACCCGCGTCATGTGGAACTGGTCAATACGCTGGTCGATAAGTATGACCGTCGTGGCCGCAAGAATGGCAAGGGTTTTTATGACTATCCGGCCAAGCCAGCCAAGAAGCATCTTTGGCCAGAGCTGAAGACGCTTTATCCGCAGCAGGATGCCGACAAGATCGATGTGGAAGAACTAAAGCAGCGCTTCCTCTTCACCATCGCCTTGGAAGCGGCCCGCGTTATGGAAGAAGGTATTGTTACCGACCCGCGTGAAGCGGATGTCGGCTCGATCCTCGCTTTCGGTTTTGCACCCTATACGGGCGGAACACTGTCCTACATCGATGGCATTGGTGCAGCGAATTTCGTGAAGATCGCCAAAGGCTTGCAGAAGAAGTACGGCGCCCAGTTCAAGGCACCGAAACTGCTGCTTGATATGGCTGAAACAGGTGAAACCTTCTATGAGCGCTTCAATCCCTATCCGGTTGAAGCCAAGAAGAAAAAAGCTGCGTGA
- a CDS encoding LexA family transcriptional regulator, producing MFSHDRIWAAIDALAERHSLSVSGLAKRAGLDPTTFNKSKRYAVDGRARWPSTESLAKIMEATGASLDEFMLLVIGGKGNRAGSGVMRSVPLLGFAQAGAGGFFDDGGFPVGQGWDVVEFPVGSGDAVYALEVSGDSMLPLYRDGDTIIVAPGAPVRRGDRVVVRTKEGEVMAKILARQTPRTVELLSMNPEHANRTFDAVHIDWIARILWASQ from the coding sequence ATGTTTTCACACGACCGAATCTGGGCGGCCATTGATGCGCTGGCGGAACGCCATTCGCTTTCCGTTTCGGGATTGGCGAAGCGTGCCGGGCTTGACCCCACCACATTCAACAAATCCAAGCGCTATGCGGTTGATGGCCGTGCGCGGTGGCCTTCGACGGAATCGCTGGCCAAGATCATGGAAGCGACGGGCGCGTCTCTGGATGAATTCATGCTGCTGGTTATCGGCGGTAAGGGCAACAGGGCCGGAAGCGGTGTGATGCGCTCCGTACCGCTGCTGGGCTTTGCCCAGGCGGGGGCGGGCGGCTTCTTTGACGATGGCGGTTTTCCGGTGGGGCAGGGCTGGGATGTGGTCGAATTTCCCGTTGGATCGGGTGATGCCGTCTATGCGCTGGAAGTTTCCGGCGACTCCATGCTGCCACTTTATCGCGATGGCGATACAATCATTGTCGCGCCCGGTGCTCCCGTGCGTCGCGGCGATCGTGTCGTTGTCCGCACAAAAGAGGGTGAGGTCATGGCCAAAATTCTCGCACGCCAGACCCCGCGCACTGTTGAACTGCTGTCAATGAACCCGGAGCACGCCAACCGGACATTCGATGCCGTTCATATCGACTGGATTGCCCGGATATTGTGGGCCAGCCAATAA
- a CDS encoding acetyl-CoA C-acetyltransferase produces MAEAYIYDHVRTPRGKGKKDGSLHEVPAVRLGAKVLEALRDRNGLDTGLVDDIIYGCVDPVGEAGAVIPRSSAFEAGYDFKAPGMQISRFCASGLDAINFAAAKIVQGADDIVIAGGVESMSRVGMGMSGGAWYMDPSVGLPGYFMPQGVSADLIATKYGFTRDDVDAYAVESQKRAGEAWKKGYFKNSVLSIKDQNGLTILDHDEHMRPTTDMQALASLNPSFVMPGEMGGFNAVGIQAHPEVETINHVHHAGNSSGIVDGAAGVLLGSKSAGKALSAKPRARIRAFANIGSDPALMLTGPVDVTEKLLKRAKMKISDIDLFELNEAFAAVVLRYMQAFNIPRDKINVNGGAIAMGHPLGATGAMILGTVLDELERRDLNVALVTLCIGAGMGTATIIERV; encoded by the coding sequence ATGGCCGAAGCATATATTTATGACCACGTCCGCACACCGCGCGGCAAGGGCAAGAAGGATGGCAGTCTGCATGAAGTGCCTGCTGTCCGTCTCGGCGCCAAGGTGCTGGAAGCACTGCGCGACCGCAATGGTCTCGACACGGGACTGGTTGATGACATCATCTATGGTTGTGTTGATCCCGTTGGTGAAGCGGGCGCTGTTATTCCGCGCTCTTCGGCTTTTGAAGCCGGTTACGATTTCAAGGCACCGGGAATGCAGATTTCGCGCTTCTGTGCGTCAGGTCTCGATGCGATAAACTTTGCCGCCGCCAAGATCGTGCAGGGTGCCGATGACATCGTTATCGCTGGTGGTGTGGAATCCATGTCGCGCGTTGGCATGGGTATGTCCGGCGGTGCCTGGTACATGGACCCATCCGTTGGCCTGCCCGGTTATTTCATGCCACAGGGCGTCTCAGCCGATCTGATCGCCACCAAATACGGTTTCACCCGCGATGATGTTGACGCCTATGCGGTCGAAAGCCAGAAGCGCGCCGGTGAAGCGTGGAAGAAGGGCTACTTCAAGAATTCGGTGCTCAGCATCAAGGACCAGAACGGTCTGACAATCCTCGACCATGATGAGCATATGCGTCCGACCACGGATATGCAGGCGCTGGCTTCCCTCAACCCATCCTTTGTGATGCCCGGCGAAATGGGCGGCTTCAACGCCGTTGGCATTCAGGCGCATCCGGAAGTTGAAACCATCAACCACGTCCACCATGCCGGTAATTCCTCCGGTATCGTTGACGGCGCTGCTGGCGTTCTTCTCGGCTCGAAGAGTGCGGGCAAGGCGCTCAGCGCCAAGCCGCGCGCCCGTATCCGCGCCTTTGCCAATATTGGTTCCGATCCGGCATTGATGCTGACAGGTCCGGTTGATGTCACCGAAAAGCTGCTCAAGCGCGCCAAGATGAAGATTTCAGACATTGATCTGTTCGAACTCAATGAAGCTTTTGCGGCTGTTGTCCTGCGCTATATGCAGGCTTTCAATATTCCGCGCGACAAGATCAACGTGAATGGTGGTGCCATCGCCATGGGCCACCCGCTCGGTGCAACCGGTGCGATGATCCTCGGCACGGTTCTTGACGAACTGGAACGCCGCGACCTGAATGTAGCACTGGTCACACTGTGCATTGGTGCCGGTATGGGCACAGCAACCATTATCGAACGCGTCTGA
- a CDS encoding VOC family protein: MIDHTGVNVSNFEESKKFYQKALAAIGYELIVEFPASVTGSADVAGFGEGGKPDFWIASGTPNNPPVHVAFRVSNRAFVDAFHKAALEAGGKDNGQPGLRAHYHPDYYGAFVHDPDSHNVEAVCHER, translated from the coding sequence ATGATTGACCACACCGGAGTGAATGTCAGCAATTTCGAAGAGAGCAAGAAGTTCTATCAGAAAGCGCTGGCAGCCATTGGTTATGAACTGATTGTCGAGTTTCCTGCCTCTGTCACCGGCAGCGCTGATGTTGCCGGTTTTGGCGAAGGCGGCAAACCGGATTTCTGGATTGCCAGCGGCACGCCGAACAATCCCCCTGTCCATGTTGCGTTTCGTGTCAGCAATCGTGCGTTTGTGGATGCCTTCCATAAGGCGGCGCTTGAAGCGGGTGGCAAAGACAATGGCCAGCCCGGACTGCGTGCCCATTATCATCCCGATTATTATGGGGCCTTTGTACACGATCCGGACAGCCATAATGTGGAAGCTGTCTGCCACGAGCGTTGA
- a CDS encoding glycosyltransferase, whose amino-acid sequence MLSREIEVLLAARLYRAGLAKALIEAAFAASINNNTSFIDELYASACGEDGLIGQCIADVAGVAFEEVPRSTTIILRTGLNMSILPRARIATVLTRHNNALIYIAPTINDIAVIKRGLSERGDLVTRLRITTPSGVRELLRSGHEKLLVDEASRMVEDTHQEYSAKIVLTGRQGILVGGLATCFLLLAFHNARLTWQGLHVIFSLFFLSCVLLRLVACKSLSSDSLSPLLEIRPDELPVYTVMVALYQEADIVPQLVKAMLGLNWPRSKLQVLFLCEADDEATLAALKREEMPQCFDILPISDSGPRTKPKALNYGLLLSKGSFVVIYDAEDRPHPDQLLEAFQRFQSADEKLGCLQAPLKVGNAHESMIARMFAFEYAAHFRSFLPWLAHHGLVMPLGGTSNHFRYDCLRAAGGWDPHNVTEDAELGTRLARLGYRIDMISRPTLEDAPTEIDIWFRQRTRWFKGWIQTWLVQMRRPVILLRQLGVQRFLAYHLLAAGMIISSLLYPFTLFFIAGATFCWLSGYGVFADIRELLFLDILNIVMGYLSFHTLGRRALAGTRMPGPILPWIPLYWLLMSFAAWRALRQLNRLPFLWEKTPHRPARSIQETPGPNQ is encoded by the coding sequence GTGCTTTCCCGTGAAATTGAAGTTCTTCTGGCCGCGCGACTCTATCGTGCGGGTTTGGCGAAAGCGCTGATAGAAGCTGCCTTCGCGGCTTCCATCAACAACAACACCTCTTTCATCGATGAACTCTATGCAAGTGCATGCGGCGAAGATGGGTTGATCGGGCAGTGTATTGCTGATGTTGCGGGGGTGGCTTTTGAAGAGGTTCCCCGAAGCACGACCATTATTTTGCGCACGGGCCTGAATATGAGCATTCTGCCACGCGCACGCATCGCAACGGTACTCACCCGCCACAATAATGCGCTGATTTATATCGCGCCAACCATCAATGATATTGCTGTTATCAAGCGCGGTTTGTCAGAGCGCGGCGATTTGGTAACACGATTGAGGATAACCACGCCGTCAGGCGTGCGTGAGCTTCTAAGATCCGGCCACGAAAAGTTGCTCGTCGATGAAGCATCGAGAATGGTTGAGGACACGCATCAGGAATATTCAGCGAAAATTGTCCTGACAGGCCGGCAAGGTATTCTGGTCGGCGGATTGGCAACCTGTTTTCTGTTGTTGGCATTTCACAACGCGCGACTGACATGGCAGGGGCTGCACGTTATTTTTTCCCTGTTCTTCCTTTCCTGCGTCCTGTTGCGATTGGTTGCCTGCAAGAGCCTGAGTAGCGATAGCCTATCACCCCTGCTTGAAATCAGACCTGATGAGCTTCCTGTTTACACGGTTATGGTGGCGCTTTATCAGGAAGCAGACATTGTTCCGCAACTGGTAAAAGCCATGTTGGGGCTGAACTGGCCGCGATCGAAACTACAGGTTCTGTTTCTGTGCGAAGCGGACGATGAGGCGACGCTGGCTGCGCTCAAGCGTGAAGAAATGCCTCAGTGTTTTGACATCCTGCCAATATCCGACAGCGGTCCGCGAACGAAGCCAAAGGCGCTCAATTACGGCTTGTTGCTGTCGAAAGGGTCATTTGTAGTCATCTATGATGCGGAGGATCGCCCCCATCCGGACCAGTTGCTCGAAGCCTTCCAACGCTTCCAATCGGCTGATGAAAAACTTGGATGTCTTCAGGCTCCACTCAAGGTGGGCAATGCCCATGAAAGCATGATCGCGCGAATGTTCGCGTTCGAGTATGCGGCTCATTTCAGGAGCTTCCTGCCATGGCTTGCGCATCATGGGTTGGTAATGCCGCTTGGTGGCACCTCCAATCATTTTCGTTATGATTGCCTGAGAGCCGCTGGAGGATGGGACCCGCACAACGTCACGGAGGATGCGGAGCTTGGAACCCGCCTGGCTCGACTGGGGTATCGGATCGATATGATTTCGCGTCCAACCCTTGAAGATGCGCCAACCGAAATTGACATATGGTTTCGCCAACGCACGCGCTGGTTCAAAGGCTGGATACAGACCTGGCTCGTTCAGATGCGCCGGCCTGTTATATTGCTGAGGCAACTGGGCGTTCAGCGCTTCCTTGCCTATCATTTGTTGGCAGCGGGGATGATTATTTCCTCGCTGCTTTATCCGTTCACTCTGTTTTTTATTGCCGGAGCCACCTTCTGCTGGCTTTCCGGGTATGGCGTCTTTGCGGATATCCGGGAACTTCTTTTTCTCGATATCCTCAATATCGTCATGGGGTATTTATCGTTCCACACGCTGGGACGACGCGCGCTGGCGGGCACCCGAATGCCCGGCCCGATTTTACCATGGATACCGCTTTATTGGCTGTTGATGTCCTTCGCCGCATGGCGGGCTTTGCGGCAATTAAACCGCTTGCCATTCCTGTGGGAAAAAACACCGCATCGCCCCGCGCGATCTATTCAAGAAACCCCGGGCCCGAACCAATGA
- a CDS encoding thermonuclease family protein, with translation MRQIPLYILTILVGLGLAYVFISPFYIGLPSSGVSGQDVTIAPETFQIPDDAGGEAPGNSDQLQEAAPPAPQTTTAARQVDPDGFSFTGKETVPLQRIEPRQPLSEIGQAVPPPPPPPPVPVDNTARPKLLYRPVATAAGTVEASGYRITVEGINIISPDETCAIDGGASWPCGMAARTAFRNWLRSKAIECNVPGQPPEAVISTQCKLGTINLAAWLVDNGWARAADGTSLAENMKRAQEAKLGIFGSPPPTLPAIDEAPLLDSSGDVPGLQPAPPPVTAPDASFPPKPQ, from the coding sequence ATGCGTCAGATACCGCTCTATATTCTGACCATTCTGGTCGGGCTTGGTTTGGCCTATGTCTTCATCTCGCCGTTTTATATCGGCCTGCCATCATCAGGTGTAAGCGGGCAAGATGTAACGATTGCTCCGGAAACCTTTCAGATACCCGATGATGCGGGCGGTGAAGCGCCGGGTAACTCTGACCAGCTGCAGGAAGCGGCACCTCCAGCGCCACAAACAACAACTGCCGCACGGCAGGTTGATCCGGATGGTTTTTCCTTTACGGGTAAGGAAACAGTGCCTCTGCAACGCATCGAACCGCGTCAACCGCTGAGCGAGATCGGGCAGGCAGTGCCGCCGCCGCCTCCACCACCGCCTGTGCCGGTTGATAATACGGCAAGACCCAAATTGCTTTACCGGCCAGTGGCGACCGCTGCGGGGACAGTTGAGGCCTCCGGCTACAGGATCACCGTTGAGGGCATCAACATTATATCCCCTGATGAAACCTGTGCAATTGACGGTGGTGCATCATGGCCTTGCGGCATGGCTGCCCGCACTGCTTTTCGCAATTGGCTGCGCTCGAAAGCCATAGAATGCAATGTTCCCGGTCAGCCGCCGGAGGCTGTTATTTCGACCCAATGCAAGCTTGGCACCATCAATCTGGCCGCATGGCTGGTTGATAATGGCTGGGCACGGGCCGCTGATGGCACATCTCTGGCTGAAAACATGAAAAGGGCGCAGGAGGCGAAGCTTGGCATTTTTGGCAGCCCGCCTCCAACGCTTCCGGCAATTGATGAAGCGCCATTGCTTGATTCTTCCGGTGATGTGCCAGGGCTACAGCCCGCGCCGCCGCCGGTGACTGCACCTGACGCATCATTTCCGCCGAAGCCGCAGTAG